The DNA window taatcatatgctaTGTTGATTTTTCTAAAGTTGTAGGAGCCTTATATTTGGGATGGAGAGTGTTCTTTTCTTTACTCTTGTTATTATTATGAATGTGACTTTAATCATGCTGGGTCAGCCTGGGGCTTGATCCCAGTTATACCCTGCGCATATCGATGAATAACAGATTGGAAGCAAGTATGTTAGAAAAAACTGGATGTCCAACCCTAGTTAGTTGTAAAAATAAAACCAATTAATTGTTTAATTATATCCATTTTCTCAAAAATAGAACATGCTTCACATATCCCTTTTGCTTTTGCAATGATTGTACTGAAAGGCATAAAGACTTCCCACGCGAAACTTTATGGAGTACAAATAATGTATTACACCACtcaaataaagaagaagaagaagaagaagaagaagaagaagaagaaacacaaGAAAAGGTTTGAGTCGCTTAAAGTTACCAAATGCGGCCAATTAATGAAGTACAAATAATGTGCAATAATGGATATTTGATCTTGATGAAGCATTGAGGCATCAACGATTTTCAGCCAGCATGCAAATCTAGCAGTTTCAATTTGCTGTATATATCAGGTTCGAAGTCGTTCAAACAAAGAAGGATTACATTACACACCTGAATTAAGACCACCCGATCGAATCAGGTCAGAGATATATGGCGGCGTTGATATTGTCTTGGCCGGAGAGATGGTTTGATCTTAACTGCGATTAGCTGCTGTTGCAGGGTTGGCAGAGGTGGCATCGACACATATTTAtgtcggaggagagagagagagagagagagagagagagagagagagagagagagagggtccTTGCTGAATTCTCCAGCTTCCTTGCAAGCTACCGTCTGTAATGCAAGGAATCTGGGAGCCTCTGCAGGTCTGCAATCCTTTGCTCCCGGCAACGGGTTACTTGGCCATGGCAAACTTGGgaactcagaaaaaaaaaaaaggccacaCCTGCGAGCGTGCGTTTGTTCAGCCAAGAAACGGTGCAATACAGTTACACGAACCAAGAGACGAGATTTCTCTCgtatgctttttaaactgttaaatggtacaattttttttaaaaaaaaataggaaagttgtttttttaaaaaatcatataatctattttgtaaaattaaaataattaatacttaattaatcatatgctaataactCGCACTATGTATCTTTGTaatcttttcctttcttcttctctcaaaCACTCTCAGTACAGTTGCAGAACTGATCCAACCACTAAAAAGAAAGAACTGACTCGGATGGACCAGATATGCATGGTTTGACCTCAGTTTGTTGTTGTTTTGTAGTGccttttttaaattattttgaaaagaaaaacacatgccAGATATATTTTACTACTTCCAGCTAGATAATATTTATCttgtttggtcattttttttctattccacGTTATATGTACACTGCACGTATCACTTTGCATGCACACCATACACACCTATAGATGATCCCCTTAACATATGTTTAAAGAGGAACCATCTGTTGAAAACACTTTCGCGTGAAGACTTTGCTGGACCTGTACTACAATGCTTGTTTCTTTTATCACTCCATTTAATAGtttcttttccctcttcttacttactactccctccgtttcacaatgtaagtcattctagcatttcccacattcatattgatgctaatgagtCTAGATAATATAAAtgtgtgaaacggaggaagcaccatggagcaccaaacaaatttaatatatatatatatatatatatatatatatatatataaatataatatacatagtatGTTGACACGTGgctacattaattaattagaggaCTCGCGAACTAGTTACACATTTAGGCCACTGGAGCTAAGTTTGCGATGCTGGTACTGCAGCAAGCTTGGCAATTAGATCCGTCAAAATAGAAGTGTAACTTTTGCTCAGATTATCGAGTCCCTCCGCCTTCACGATCTCTCTCACTTTCACTGGATCGTCGAGGAAACGCAAGCACTTCTCCTTAAGGCCATCGCAACGGTGCTCCCGGGCGAATGCAAGCATGGCAACAACAGTTCTCCCGTTCATGTACTCGCACAGTTTGTGCTCGCACACCAGCCTCAGCCTCTCGATCTTGTACTTGTTCGCCGCCACGACCAGGTCCGGAAGCATCGCCACCGCCTTTGTCTCCAGCAGCGAGTCGGTGTACATGTAGCGGAGCAGAGCCTCGAAGTCCTGCGCCTCCATGTCGTCGATGCGTATGGTGTCATCCACTGCGCCGCTGGTTGTGGCACCCTCCTTTCTTGGCCCGAAGAGCTCTGCACGGAACACCGGAGACCGGGCCGCGAGCAACAACCTGTGTGCCGCGAACGTCTTTCCGCTGACCTCAAACGTCACGTCGGCGCCCTCCCCGGTGGCGAGGAGGCCTCCGAGGTGCCGGTGCAGGTCCGGCGGTGGGACCACCACcataggcggcagcggcggtggcattGCGGTGTTTACGTCGATGTCCTCCGTCTGCAACTCCATGAAGACGGTGAGGTCGCACACGATCGTGAGGCAGTCGTCCCGGAGATACTCCGATTTCTCCAGCACATCCCTCTGGATGAAACATCTAAACCCCCACCCGCTGCTTTTGAAGATGTGCGGGTTGTCAATACTCTTCAAGTATGATGGCCTCCCGGCACGGTCGAGTAAGCTAAACTTGAACTGAGCTTTCACGTCTACATCGTCGTCGAGGTTGAGGAAGATGGAGATGCAGTTAGCTTTGTCCGAGTCGTTGCCGCTGGGATAGTAGCTGATGTGCCAGCTGTGGCCTCCGACGCGGAAAGATCGTGACTCGATGGTACTGCCGACGGTCGGGAGCTTGTCCTTGGTGTGGGAGTAGCCATCGATCTTGAGAAGGTGCTGGCCGCTCTCTGTGCCGGCTATGATGGTGGAGGCAGACCGCACCGGTTTGCGGCTGCCAGTGGAGGTTGGCATAGCTATGGAGATTAAGCTTGATTATTTATGATCACGAGTGCCACAATTCTTGCTGTTCAAGGCTGCATATGTGTGCGGAATTAAGCAATTAGTAAGGGTGACACACTTAATTATATAGATTACTCCCTcgatccgtttcatattatgagtcgtttgacttttttcttagtcaaaatttttagaaaatagtAGTAACATTTACagcatcaaattagttttattaaatttaacattgaatatattttaacaatatgtttattttgtattgaaatatattttcctataaacttggttaaacttaatgaactttgactaagaaaaaaagtcaaattacttacaatatgaaatggagggagtatatatttatgcCTCATTGGTATATGGTGCCAAATATTTTCTATTCAGTCTAGTATTTGGTCCTAACCAACGAGGCAATATGGAGAGTCACTGTTGGATCCAAGTATTGGTCTAGGTGGGCTGTGGCATGAGGTATAGAACTAAAACTCGTTCTATTATGGACGTAATTAATCAATGGTTGTGTAGATTTATGAGCAACTATATATGGATGGGGATTTAGCAATAGTTTTTCCTTTTGACAATGTTGTTCCTCTCTGTATGTAGAAAGTGTTTGCGGTTCTTTGTTTTCTGAGCAACTATATATGGATGGAGATTTAGCAATAGTTTTTCCTTTTGACAATGTTGTTCCTCTCTGTATGTAGAAAGTGTTTGTGGTTCTTTGCTTTATGAGCAACTATATATGGATGGAGATTTAGCAATAGTGTTTCCTTATGACTATGTTATTCCTCTCTGTATGTTGAAGTGTTTGTGATTCTTTGTTATCTTATGGATTTTATACATTGGTAGTCTTAATTATGGGCTGCAAATTATGTAATAAGTGGTTGTAAATTGAAGTAAAGGCCGAGATTCCCATTAACTAAAAGAACTATTAATCAATGGTTGCAGACGATGTTTTTTAAAATGTTGTTACTATGAATGCGACCTAAATCATGCTGGGTCAGCCTGGGATTTTATCTGAATTACGAATTAACTGGTTATATAGATGAATATCGAACGGATGGACAAATGGAAGTAAGTGTGAGAGACAAAACTGAATGTCTGGTtaggtgtaaaaaaaaaagaagcaaattgTCAAATTATCCGtccattttttcaaaaatagatcaagcTGCATATCAGCATATCCCTTTTAATTTACTTTTTCAATGATTCTACTGAAAGACAGAAAGACTTCTCGCGCGGAACTTCATGGAGTACAAATAATGCATAACACACACAAATAGTAGAAGAAGGGATACAAGAAAAAGTTTGAGCGTCAAAGTCACCAAATGCGGCCAATTAATCATGGAGCGCAAATGTGCAATGGATATGTCATCTTGATGAAGCTTTGAGGCATCAACGAATTTCAGTCAGCGTGCAAATTAATCTAGCAGAGTTTCAGTAGGCATATATGAGGTTCAAACAAAGAAAGGATTTACACACACCTGAAGGACCATCCGAATCAGGTCAGACTTCAGAGACAGAGATATGTCGTTGATTTTGTCTTGGCTGGAGATGGTTTGATCCAGCTAGGATTAGCTGCTGTTGCAGGGTCGGCAGATGTGGCATCTATCGACAGTTCGACACAGATTTATATCGGAGGCAAtagagaggggaaaaaaaagggtcaTTGCTTagctaggctgtgtttagatctaaagtttggatccaaacttcagtccttttccatcacatcaacctgtcatacacacacaacttttcagtcacatcatctttaatttcaaccaaaatctaaactttgcgctaaactaaacatagccctaatttaatttgttgttgAATTCTCCAGCTTCCTTGCAAGCTACCGTCTACTCCTAGCTCACATGGATACACGCCTGCAAGTAATCCAAGGAATCTGGGAACCTCTGCAGGTCTGCAATCCTTTGCTCCCGACAACGGGTTCCTCCTTTGGTCAGGGCAAAGGAACTcagtaaaaactaaaaaggcAGCCAAGCACGACGTATAAGTataatatacggacacatatttaaagtattaaatatagactaataacaaaacaaattacaaaatcttcctataaactgcgagacgaatttattaattaatctgttattagcaaatgtttactttagcaccacattgtcagatcattgagcaattaggcttaaaagattcgtctcgcaatttacacgtaatttgtgtaattagttattttttcgtttatatttaatactccatacatgtgtccaaacattcgatatgacagggtgaaaatttttgccatgagatctaaacaaggcctaagttaATTACAGTGGGAAAAACTGATCCAACCACTAGAAGGGAAGAACTGGTTCAGATGGACCAGATATTGTTGGCCTCATCAGTTTGTTGTTGTGTTTTCTGTGTTttcaattattttaaaaagatgTTGTGAAAACAAAAACACATCACTGAACATGTTTGTCAGAGATGCATACAAGGCCTGAAGACTGACAAACAGCATAAACAAAAAATGCTGGAGGAAATTCCAAATTTACACTAAAACAAACATGGCAGATAAATTTTACTACTTCCAACTAAAATTTACCATGTTTATCCATTTTCTTGGATTCCATAGAAGATGCACACATACACATATCACTATGCagtacacacacacaccataCATACAAACAAGTGCTCCTCCTAGCATGTGTTCAAAGAGGGACCAACGACATATCTTGATCTCGATAAATTTCTATTGAAATACATTCGCGTGTAGTATTTGTTGGAGTTGTATTACAATGCCTGTTTTCTTTTATCATTCCATTTAATAAtttcttttccctcttcttAATTACTGTGGGTGTGTTCGGATGCCCCtctttcccaacccctctccttcgttttccgcgcgcacgctttttaaactgttaaacggtttgtgttttgcaaaaagtttatatacgaaagttgcttaaaaaaatcaaattaatctatttttgaaaaaaaaatagcaaatacttaattaatcacgtgctaatagatcgttccgttttccgtgtgcaGGGTTTGGGTTGGGAACTGCCTCCTACGAACACAccctatatacatatatacatgttgaCACATGGCTACATTAAGAGGACTCCCAAACTGGTTGCATATTTAGGCCCACTGTAGCTCAGCTAGCTACGTTTAGTACAGCAGCGAGCTTGGCAATTAGGTCCTTTAAAATAGAAGGGTAACTTTTGCTCAGATTCTCTAGTCCTTCTGCCTTCACGATTTCCCTCAATTTTACTGTATCATCGAGGAAATGCAAGCAATTCTCCTTGAGGCCATTGCAATGGTGCTCCTCGGCGAATGCAAGCATGGCAACAACAGTTCTCCCATTCACGTACTTGCATAGCTTTTGTTCGCATACCAGCCTTAACCTCTCTATCTTATACCTGTTCGCCGCCGCGACCAGGTCCGGTAGCATCgccgcttcctctcctcctttcatCTCCGGCAGCGAGTCGGTGTACATGTAGCGGAGCAAAGCCTCAAAATCTTGCGCCTCCATGTCATCGATGCATacgacgtcgacgacgccaTTGGTTGCGGCGCTCTCCTTCCCTAGGCCACCAAAGAGCTTCTCATGGAACACCGGTGACCGAGCCGCTAGCACCCACCTGTGTGCCATGAACGTCTTTCCATTGACCTCAAATGTCACGTCGGCGCCCTCCCCAGTGGTGAGGAGGCCTCCGAGGTGCCGGTGCAGGTCCGACGGTGGTACCACCACTttaggtggcggcggaggcaccggcgttggtggtggtggtggggttgCGGCGACGACATCGATGTCCTCTGTCTGCACCTCCATGAAGACCGTGAATTCGCACATGATCGTGAAGCAATCATCCTTGAGATACTCCGATTTTTCTAGTTGATCCCTCTTGATGAAACGCCTGAGCCCCCATCCATCATCACGGAAGAAGGTTGCGCCCTTGCCACTCCGAGAGTAAGATGGCTTCCCAGCACGGTCGAGTAAGCTGAACTTGTAATCCGCTTTGACACCTTTCTCGACATTTTCGTCGAGCTGGAGGAAAATGGAGATGTAGTCGGTGCTGTCCGAGTTATAGCCACTAGGGTAGTAGCTGATGTACCAGTTGTGGCCTCCGACGCGAAAAGATCGAGACTTGATTTCACCGCCGTTTGGGATCGCGTCCTTGACGCGGGAGTAGCCCTCCGTCTTGAGCAGGTGCTGCCCGCTCTCTGTGCCGGCtacgacggcggaggcggaccGCAGAGGTGGCATACggctgccgccggtggtggaCATGGCCTGGCCGGAGTCGATCGTTCTATGTTCGTGTTGACTCCTTTCCGTGTTGCGCCTCTACTTCACTGAATGTACCTGGGGAAAACGTGCAGATTGTTTTCACGCCTGAAGTGAACGTTGCtttaatttatttcttaaaGTAAAGTGCAAATAGCGTTGAATTACGATAGGTATCAATGCAATCATgtatctactccctctgtttgtttcatattataagtcgctttcaTTTTTATCCTAATCAAACCATTTTagatttaaccaaatttatagaaaaataaaataatattttcaatacaaaataaatatattatcaaaatatattcaatgtaatgaaactaatttgatattataaattgttggtaatttttctataaatttgatcaaacttaaatatGTTCAAACAGGataaagtcaaaacgacttataatatgaaatggagagagtagatTTGAGGTTTAAGTTCGACCAACcatcaaagacaaaaaaaaaatccactatGAACAATATTTGCACTTTTTATCACcatgttttatatatgtttgtctTTTACTTTGTAGGTcaagtttaaatttaaaatttagggGAGTGAATGTCTGCGTTCGTTTCTCCAACAACTcttggatgaaattttggatacttgTATCACGCTTTTCAAAATGTTAAACGATACGTTtagtgtgaaaactttctatatgaaagtttctctaaaatatcagattaatctatttttcaagtttataataattaaaacttaattaattgtacgttattaccacctcgttttacgtgaaacacttaatctttatcttcatcttcatcttcatgagaTTCAAACATGTGCTCTACgtttcccctttttttctgtattttttatTGCCTTTTGGATTGCATTTGTGAAGTAAAGGTACGCAAAAGATTATCCTtctagggatgaaaacaaaATGGAATAAAATTACCTGGCCAAATGTTTCGGCTAGGCCCTGCTAAAAAATGGAGCAATTAATTAGTTTGTATTTTCCCCCAACATTTTGGCAAATTGACCGTTcaaaaaactaattgcaaaaCATATCGTACCAAAATCTACCTGAAAAATAGATTGTTTGCGCAGTACAAACTTTGATGAATCTGAGCTATAATATTTTAGCAATATTAATATTGGCACTAAGGTATTATTTGAGGTGGCACGACTTTACCGTATACGAATTTAGCACCAAGTGCCATCACATTGGTGCTGCTCGCAGCCTTCTATGGACAGCTACCGTCACGTTCTGTTCAAAACCCCTGgtccatagtttttttttttcacttaccCGGTTTTTAGCTTGTTCTTTaaggttttttaaaataaaaaatcacatattctcaaaaaatcattttattttcaaattggaAGTTGAACTTAACTTATatattatttgtattttttaggttttttctctattttttttaaatcacgTGTTTTATTTTGGTGTCTATTGAAGGACACGCATTTATCTGAGGTGGCATCATTTTTCCAAATGATCCAAGCTCATTGCCACCACAACTCTACCCACTCGAATAAATGTGTGTccttttaatataaaaaaacatgtgaTTTTTTATCTCATAGATAAAATGAATCTTTTGCATCAAAACTAAAAGGATAAAATGAATTCTGAAAACAtgtgatgtgattttttttagtacatactccctctatcctacaATAAATCAAACCCTAACTTCCCAATGTAGAATTAGTGAAAAAGATAATGGACCAAAATATTCCTGATTAATAGAGAAGTTAGGTAAGGGGTATTGAAGGAACAAAATTTCTCGATATACGGTCTGACGGTAGATAAGAAGGTAGGAGTtgacttattttaggacaaattcaaactctagaagttgatttattttggaacggagggagtatatgtttgcGATGATTCTACCGAAATAGGATGTGCAAGCTGCCATAGCATGCAGCGGCTGCAGCAGTTCAAACTAGCTGCAATTGACAACCATTtacaggctgtgtttagatataaactttggatctaaacttccaacttttttcatcacatcaacctatcatacacacacaatttttcagtcacgTTGTACCAATTTCAATCCAAACTCCTAattttggaaggaactaaacacagccacaaATGCAGTAGCTGCAGCGGTTGTGACAGTTCGCATGGCGGAACATGCCCAGTAATTGCAATACTTTCATGGAATACAATACAATATAAATGAATTAGGAACCCTAACAATAAGCCTACTCATCACCCTATGCCATCACTGCACCCAGCATAACAAAATGTATATATTCGATCAGGCTGAATCATTGgcatatataaatgattttCAGTCAGTATACACATTTAGCAGACCCAATTGGTGTAAAgtacaaacaaacaaagaaaagatTTGCACACCTGAAGGACCCTAATCGGATCAGCTCAGAGATAGTATGGTTAGCTTAGCCGGAGATAAATCAGACTGTTGTGGCAGGGTTATTAGCAGAGAACCAGACACATTTATACAGGACACGagttagaaaaagaaagaagagacgaACACCAAGACAGGATCACAGGATGTGTGTCCAGTCATTGCCTGGCTTATTTGCCACAAAAAATTCTCCAGATTTCTTGCACGCTACCGTCTACATCGTGCAAAATAAACGCATCTGCACGTACTCCCTCCCACAAGTATGTATGTAACCCAAGGAAGAGAGAGCTAGTACCAAAGGCAAATTCTTGGAAACCATGCAACTGCAAGCCTGCAAAATCCTTTGCTCCCGACAACGGGGTCCTCATGCCAAACTTGGCAGCTCAGGTAGGCCACATGGAAAAACCCAATTTTCACAAGAATCGGAAAAAAGAAACTAGACCCCcagcctttttttcttttagagcaagtttaatagtaatatGAATAAAAAGGTAAATTCCTGATTTAGACTAGAACTCTGAAGTCCGAACCTATCCGCTTCCACTAAGATTTCATATTCACTTACATGCATCAATccgtttttaaaaaaagtcgACGGTAGTGTAAAAAAAGAAGTCGATGATTCAGAACAGTTTAGTTTTATCTCGATGATCAGCTGCCTTATTTAATTAGgacaaaatatatttgcaaCAACCTTTTACAACTCAACAGATTTATTTATACTGGACATGTTATATAAGAGAAGTCGTTAACcagcaaatataaaattaccaCCGGGCACAACTACGGTTTTGTAGCAAACATGGCAATTAAATCCTTCAAAACAAAGGGGTAGCTTTTGGTCAGATGCTCAAGACCTTCAGTCTCCACGATCTTCCTCAAATTTGCTGGATCTTCGAGGAGCTGCAAGCACTTCTTCTTAAGCTCGGGGCAATGGTGTTCCCCAGCAAATGCCAACATGGCTGCCACGGTTCTCACAGTTACATACTCACGTAGCTTATCTTCACAGACCAACCTTAGCCTCTCCATCTTATACCTGTTCGCCGTCGCGACCAGGTCCGGGAGCATCGCCGCTGCGTCTCCACCTTTCATCTCCGGCAACGAGTCGGTGTACATGAAGTGGAGCAGAGCCTCGAAGTCCTGCGCCTCCATGTCGTCGACGCGTATGATGACACCGGCACCGCCAGTCGCGGCATTCCCCTTCTCCGTTAGGGAGAAAAGCTCTTGGTGGAACACCGGGGATCGGGCCGCGAGCACACTCCGATGCGCCAAGAACGTCTTGCCGTCGACCTCAAACGTCACGTCGGCGCCCACTCcggtggcgaggaggccgccgaggTGCCGGGCCAGGTCCGACGGTGGCAGGGTTACCCGCTCCTCGACGTCCTTTGCCTCGGGATTCTTCATGACCGTGATGTCACACCTGATCGTGAAGCGGCTGTCCCGGAGGTACTCCGATCTCTCCAGTACGGCCTTCTGGATGAAACGCGGAGATCCCCGATAGCGGCCGTAACCATCGAAAATTTGCAACCCATGGCTGTAGATGTAGGATGTCACTGGCTCCCGTTCTTGGTCGAGTAAGCTCAACGTGAGCTCTGCTCTCACGATTGGGCCACCGTAATAGTAGTCGTGGCCGTCCAAGACGAGGTAGATAGATATGCAATCGGAAACGTTCGAGTTGAAGCCGTTGGGGTAGTAGCGGATGTACCAACCATGGCCGCCAACGCGGAAAGGCCGAGACTGGACGCAGTTGCTGGTGGAGACGGCGTCCTTGATGCTGGAGTAGCCGCTGATCTCGAGCACATGCTGGCCGCTCTCCTTGCTGGCTACAATGGCAGAGGCGGACCGCAGCAGTTTGCCACCGGCGACGGTGGGCGTGGTGGCCATTGGCATATGGCTTTAATTTGGGACGGACAATGGTATAGAGCTGCAGAATTTCAgattaaggccatgtttagttgcATTGTCAAAATATTCTTGCCGTATACGGaaa is part of the Oryza glaberrima chromosome 4, OglaRS2, whole genome shotgun sequence genome and encodes:
- the LOC127771842 gene encoding BTB/POZ and MATH domain-containing protein 1-like; translation: MSTTGGSRMPPLRSASAVVAGTESGQHLLKTEGYSRVKDAIPNGGEIKSRSFRVGGHNWYISYYPSGYNSDSTDYISIFLQLDENVEKGVKADYKFSLLDRAGKPSYSRSGKGATFFRDDGWGLRRFIKRDQLEKSEYLKDDCFTIMCEFTVFMEVQTEDIDVVAATPPPPPTPVPPPPPKVVVPPSDLHRHLGGLLTTGEGADVTFEVNGKTFMAHRWVLAARSPVFHEKLFGGLGKESAATNGVVDVVCIDDMEAQDFEALLRYMYTDSLPEMKGGEEAAMLPDLVAAANRYKIERLRLVCEQKLCKYVNGRTVVAMLAFAEEHHCNGLKENCLHFLDDTVKLREIVKAEGLENLSKSYPSILKDLIAKLAAVLNVAS
- the LOC127769341 gene encoding BTB/POZ and MATH domain-containing protein 2-like; the protein is MPMATTPTVAGGKLLRSASAIVASKESGQHVLEISGYSSIKDAVSTSNCVQSRPFRVGGHGWYIRYYPNGFNSNVSDCISIYLVLDGHDYYYGGPIVRAELTLSLLDQEREPVTSYIYSHGLQIFDGYGRYRGSPRFIQKAVLERSEYLRDSRFTIRCDITVMKNPEAKDVEERVTLPPSDLARHLGGLLATGVGADVTFEVDGKTFLAHRSVLAARSPVFHQELFSLTEKGNAATGGAGVIIRVDDMEAQDFEALLHFMYTDSLPEMKGGDAAAMLPDLVATANRYKMERLRLVCEDKLREYVTVRTVAAMLAFAGEHHCPELKKKCLQLLEDPANLRKIVETEGLEHLTKSYPFVLKDLIAMFATKP
- the LOC127771875 gene encoding BTB/POZ and MATH domain-containing protein 2-like; its protein translation is MPTSTGSRKPVRSASTIIAGTESGQHLLKIDGYSHTKDKLPTVGSTIESRSFRVGGHSWHISYYPSGNDSDKANCISIFLNLDDDVDVKAQFKFSLLDRAGRPSYLKSIDNPHIFKSSGWGFRCFIQRDVLEKSEYLRDDCLTIVCDLTVFMELQTEDIDVNTAMPPPLPPMVVVPPPDLHRHLGGLLATGEGADVTFEVSGKTFAAHRLLLAARSPVFRAELFGPRKEGATTSGAVDDTIRIDDMEAQDFEALLRYMYTDSLLETKAVAMLPDLVVAANKYKIERLRLVCEHKLCEYMNGRTVVAMLAFAREHRCDGLKEKCLRFLDDPVKVREIVKAEGLDNLSKSYTSILTDLIAKLAAVPASQT